In Paeniglutamicibacter kerguelensis, one genomic interval encodes:
- the nadA gene encoding quinolinate synthase NadA translates to MSSINSTIQRLTLISPESTCNTDLAKGPWAFDKGAPSYGPGASEADATPASTPKQGDIPAEYREASDEELTARILAAKETLGERLVILGHFYQRDEVVKFADFVGDSFQLANAALTREEAEYIVFCGVHFMAETADILSADRQKVILPNLAAGCSMADMADESSVEECWEQLMDLYGNEKTPEGLAPVIPVTYMNCSAALKAFVGKHGGIVCTSSNATTVLEWAFERGQRVLFFPDQHLGRNTAKAMGVPLEQMPMWNPNKPLGGNDAQTLLDSRVILWHGFCSVHRRFNTKQIDKARIDFPGVQVIVHPECPMEVVDAADAAGSTDYIRKAVAAAPAGSTFAIGTEVNMVNRLAAEYPQHHIFCLDPVICPCSTMYRIHPGYLAWVLEALVRGEVLNQIVVAPEVAADARVALDRMLAARP, encoded by the coding sequence ATGAGCAGCATCAACTCCACCATTCAGCGCCTCACGCTGATCTCCCCGGAATCCACCTGCAACACGGACCTGGCCAAGGGCCCCTGGGCGTTCGACAAGGGCGCGCCGTCCTACGGCCCCGGTGCCTCGGAGGCTGACGCCACCCCGGCCTCCACCCCGAAGCAGGGCGACATCCCGGCCGAGTACCGCGAGGCCTCCGACGAGGAACTGACCGCACGCATCCTCGCCGCCAAGGAAACCCTCGGCGAGCGCCTGGTCATCCTGGGCCACTTCTACCAGCGCGACGAGGTGGTGAAGTTCGCCGACTTCGTGGGCGACTCCTTCCAGCTGGCCAACGCGGCACTGACCCGCGAGGAGGCCGAGTACATCGTCTTCTGCGGCGTGCACTTCATGGCCGAGACCGCCGACATCCTCTCCGCCGACCGCCAGAAGGTCATCCTTCCCAACCTTGCCGCCGGCTGCTCGATGGCCGACATGGCCGACGAGTCCTCCGTGGAGGAATGCTGGGAACAGCTGATGGACCTCTACGGGAATGAAAAGACCCCCGAGGGGTTGGCCCCGGTCATCCCGGTGACCTACATGAACTGCTCCGCCGCGCTCAAGGCGTTCGTCGGCAAGCACGGCGGCATCGTCTGCACCTCCTCCAACGCCACCACGGTGCTGGAATGGGCATTCGAGCGCGGCCAGCGGGTGCTGTTCTTCCCCGACCAGCACCTGGGCCGCAACACCGCCAAGGCCATGGGCGTGCCGCTGGAGCAGATGCCCATGTGGAACCCGAACAAGCCGCTCGGCGGCAACGATGCGCAGACCCTGCTCGACTCCCGGGTCATCCTGTGGCACGGCTTCTGCTCGGTGCACCGCCGCTTCAACACCAAGCAGATCGACAAGGCGCGCATCGACTTCCCCGGCGTGCAGGTGATCGTGCATCCCGAATGCCCGATGGAGGTCGTTGACGCCGCCGACGCGGCCGGTTCCACCGACTACATCCGCAAGGCCGTCGCCGCGGCCCCGGCCGGCTCCACCTTTGCCATCGGCACCGAGGTGAACATGGTCAACCGGCTGGCCGCCGAGTACCCGCAGCACCACATCTTCTGCCTGGACCCGGTGATTTGCCCGTGCTCGACCATGTACCGCATCCACCCGGGCTACCTGGCCTGGGTGCTCGAGGCGCTGGTGCGCGGCGAGGTGCTCAACCAGATCGTCGTGGCCCCGGAGGTCGCGGCCGACGCACGCGTGGCGCTGGACCGGATGCTGGCGGCGCGGCCATGA
- a CDS encoding cysteine desulfurase family protein — protein sequence MIYLDAAATTPVRQEVLDVIIPLLTSDYGNPSSVHGMGQTAARALDYARETAADTLGVRTGDVVFTSGGTESNNLAVKGLALANPRGRHLVHSAIEHSSVLESCAYLVKHHGFTLDVAPVDADGILDPDALAALLREDTTLVSVMAVNNEVGTIQPIAEIAAAAHGVGALVHTDAVQAAGWLDVAELARHVDALSLSGHKLGGLKGAGLLMVRGKLALEPLIHGGGQERERRSGTENVAGAVSTATALRLAAEANTGGAANGYGDHIVQTVLKGLNTGGRTRATLTGHATDRVPGIVSFTFPETGGETVLLELERRGVVASSGSACAAGSTEPSHVLLALGRGEQEAHTAVRLSFTRSVKESEIATAARAVVAAVKAIAGP from the coding sequence ATGATTTACCTCGACGCCGCAGCCACCACCCCCGTACGCCAGGAGGTGCTCGATGTCATCATCCCGCTGCTGACCAGCGACTACGGCAACCCGTCCAGCGTCCATGGCATGGGCCAGACCGCCGCCCGCGCGCTGGATTACGCCCGCGAGACCGCCGCGGACACGCTGGGCGTGCGCACCGGGGACGTGGTCTTCACCTCCGGCGGCACCGAGTCCAACAACCTGGCCGTCAAGGGCCTGGCGCTGGCCAACCCGCGCGGGCGGCACTTGGTCCACTCGGCGATCGAGCATTCCTCGGTCCTCGAGTCCTGCGCCTACCTGGTTAAGCACCATGGCTTCACGCTGGACGTGGCTCCTGTCGATGCGGACGGCATCCTGGACCCGGATGCCCTTGCCGCCCTGCTGCGCGAGGACACCACGCTGGTCTCCGTGATGGCGGTGAACAACGAGGTCGGCACCATCCAGCCGATCGCGGAAATCGCAGCGGCCGCACACGGCGTCGGCGCCCTGGTGCACACCGATGCCGTGCAGGCCGCCGGCTGGCTCGATGTCGCGGAGCTGGCCCGGCACGTTGATGCGCTGAGCCTCTCCGGTCACAAGCTCGGCGGCCTCAAGGGCGCCGGGCTGCTCATGGTGCGTGGCAAGCTGGCCTTGGAGCCGCTGATCCACGGCGGCGGGCAGGAACGCGAACGCCGCTCCGGCACCGAAAACGTCGCAGGAGCCGTCTCCACGGCCACCGCCCTGCGCCTGGCCGCGGAGGCCAACACGGGAGGCGCGGCCAACGGCTACGGAGACCACATCGTCCAGACCGTCCTGAAGGGCCTGAACACCGGGGGCCGCACCCGCGCGACGCTCACCGGCCATGCGACGGATCGCGTGCCCGGCATCGTCTCCTTCACCTTCCCGGAAACCGGGGGCGAGACCGTGCTGCTGGAACTTGAGCGCCGCGGGGTCGTCGCCTCCTCCGGGTCGGCCTGCGCCGCCGGGTCCACCGAGCCCTCCCACGTGCTGCTCGCCCTGGGCCGGGGTGAGCAGGAAGCACACACCGCGGTGCGGCTGAGCTTCACCCGTTCGGTGAAGGAATCGGAGATCGCCACCGCCGCCCGTGCCGTGGTGGCTGCCGTCAAGGCGATCGCCGGTCCCTAG
- the nadB gene encoding L-aspartate oxidase: protein MTAAPLSAAPLSAAPLRATSLLVVGSGVAGLYAALTAATRGLEVTLLTKDNLENSNSWFAQGGLTAVGPSGVSRGDSVASHVADTLTAGARLNDAAAVGAMCSAAWGHVERLVEAGAVFDSDADGGYALGLEAAHAHARILHAGGDATGKALASALIDACLRQEAAGALRIRERAFATELLAGDAADPERITGVRVLNADGTTEELTADAVLLATGGIGNLFAATTNPHGATGDGAALAYRAGALLVDSEFVQFHPTLVSPGGFMVSEAVRGEGAVLLDQHGRRFMPDVHTDAELAPRDVVARAIHAVNAAGGQAYLDATGVDAARGPGFLAWRFPSITAALAKLGHDLAAAPVPVTEAAHYWMGGVFTDRLGRTTLPGLYAAGETACTGVHGANRLASNSLLEALVFAWSAVVNLPAAGAENGIVDTGSITSHVLTAEPAAPTAATGSTPVDLPTLQRLATGHLGVERTGADLEHALRQLSLWYIEGDDRAAHELRNLLTLARVMATAARARENSIGAHFRLDAPWQPEPANGTLPRHGFRQANASNANAATSQLVSSNIGS, encoded by the coding sequence ATGACTGCCGCGCCGTTGAGTGCTGCACCGTTGAGTGCTGCACCGCTGCGGGCCACCAGCCTGCTGGTGGTCGGCTCGGGTGTTGCCGGGCTCTACGCGGCGCTGACGGCGGCGACCCGCGGCCTGGAGGTCACGCTGCTGACCAAGGACAACCTGGAGAACTCGAACTCCTGGTTCGCCCAGGGCGGCCTGACCGCCGTGGGACCTTCGGGCGTTTCCCGCGGGGATTCGGTCGCAAGCCACGTCGCGGACACGCTCACCGCCGGCGCCCGGCTGAACGACGCGGCCGCCGTGGGCGCCATGTGCTCGGCGGCGTGGGGCCACGTTGAACGGCTCGTCGAGGCCGGTGCCGTCTTTGATTCCGATGCCGATGGCGGGTACGCCCTGGGGTTGGAGGCCGCGCACGCCCATGCGCGCATCCTGCACGCGGGCGGAGACGCCACGGGCAAGGCCCTGGCCAGTGCGTTGATCGATGCCTGCCTGAGGCAGGAGGCCGCTGGCGCACTGCGCATCCGCGAACGGGCCTTTGCCACCGAGCTGCTGGCGGGAGATGCCGCCGACCCCGAACGTATCACCGGCGTGCGCGTGCTCAATGCGGACGGCACCACCGAGGAGCTGACCGCCGACGCGGTGCTGCTCGCCACCGGAGGCATCGGCAACCTCTTCGCCGCAACCACCAACCCGCACGGTGCCACCGGCGACGGTGCGGCGCTTGCCTACCGGGCCGGCGCCCTGCTGGTGGACAGCGAATTCGTCCAGTTCCACCCCACGCTCGTGAGCCCCGGCGGCTTCATGGTGTCCGAGGCGGTGCGCGGCGAGGGCGCCGTGCTTCTCGACCAACACGGGAGGCGCTTCATGCCCGATGTCCACACGGACGCCGAACTCGCGCCCCGCGACGTGGTGGCCCGCGCCATCCATGCGGTCAACGCCGCGGGGGGACAGGCCTACCTGGACGCCACCGGGGTCGATGCGGCGCGCGGGCCCGGCTTCCTGGCCTGGCGCTTTCCCTCCATCACCGCGGCACTCGCCAAGCTCGGCCACGACCTGGCGGCCGCTCCGGTGCCCGTCACCGAGGCCGCCCACTACTGGATGGGCGGTGTATTCACCGACCGACTCGGGCGCACCACGCTGCCGGGCCTCTACGCGGCGGGGGAGACTGCCTGCACCGGTGTGCACGGCGCCAACCGGCTGGCCTCCAACTCACTGCTGGAGGCGCTGGTCTTCGCCTGGTCCGCCGTCGTCAACCTGCCCGCCGCCGGCGCGGAAAACGGAATTGTGGACACCGGATCGATCACCTCCCACGTGCTTACTGCCGAACCTGCCGCGCCGACCGCCGCCACGGGGTCAACCCCCGTAGACCTGCCGACGCTGCAACGCCTCGCCACCGGCCACCTCGGCGTGGAACGCACCGGCGCTGACCTCGAACACGCGCTCCGCCAACTCTCCCTCTGGTACATAGAGGGAGACGACCGCGCGGCCCACGAGCTGCGCAACCTGCTCACGCTGGCCCGCGTCATGGCCACGGCGGCGCGGGCCCGGGAAAACTCGATCGGCGCGCACTTCCGGCTCGATGCGCCATGGCAGCCCGAACCCGCCAACGGCACCCTGCCACGCCACGGCTTCCGGCAGGCAAACGCCTCCAACGCGAACGCCGCCACCTCCCAACTCGTCTCCTCGAACATCGGATCCTGA
- the nadC gene encoding carboxylating nicotinate-nucleotide diphosphorylase produces MPLPVPTRAINQIVLAALAEDNPRGDLTGNVLIPADAQATASVIAREPGTCAGLDTFIAAMKLTDPALELTPALADGDEFNTGDTLITVTGPARGLLAGERVGLNLLQRMSGIATATRAYVRAAAGTGARIVDTRKTTPGLRILERYAVRCGGGHNHRDNLSDAVMAKDNHLALLGTGADLTDALRAARAQLGHTVHFEVEIDSLDQLDAVLAAGVDTIMLDNFSLADLAEGVRRINGAALVEASGNVTLDTVAAIAATGVDVISSGALTHSVRALDLGLDITIKTSTT; encoded by the coding sequence ATGCCGCTGCCCGTCCCTACCCGCGCCATCAACCAGATCGTGCTCGCGGCGCTCGCCGAGGACAACCCGCGCGGCGACCTCACCGGCAACGTGCTCATCCCCGCCGACGCCCAGGCGACGGCGTCGGTCATCGCCCGCGAACCCGGCACCTGCGCCGGCCTGGACACCTTCATCGCCGCCATGAAGCTGACCGACCCGGCACTGGAACTCACCCCCGCGTTGGCCGACGGCGACGAATTCAACACGGGGGACACCCTGATCACCGTGACGGGCCCGGCCCGCGGCCTGCTGGCCGGCGAGCGCGTGGGCCTGAACCTGCTCCAGCGCATGTCGGGCATCGCCACAGCCACCCGCGCCTACGTCCGCGCCGCGGCAGGCACCGGTGCCCGCATCGTGGACACCCGCAAGACTACCCCGGGGTTGCGCATCCTGGAACGCTACGCGGTGCGCTGCGGCGGCGGGCACAACCACCGCGACAACCTCTCCGATGCCGTCATGGCAAAGGACAACCACTTGGCCCTGCTCGGCACCGGCGCCGATCTCACCGACGCCCTGCGGGCCGCCCGCGCCCAGCTTGGCCACACCGTGCACTTCGAGGTGGAGATCGATTCGCTGGACCAGCTGGACGCGGTGCTCGCCGCCGGCGTGGACACCATCATGCTCGACAACTTCTCCCTGGCCGACCTTGCCGAGGGCGTGCGCCGCATCAACGGGGCGGCGTTGGTGGAGGCATCGGGTAACGTCACACTGGACACCGTCGCGGCAATCGCCGCCACCGGGGTCGACGTGATCTCCTCCGGGGCCCTCACCCATTCGGTGCGGGCCCTGGACCTTGGACTGGACATCACCATCAAAACCAGCACCACCTAA
- a CDS encoding DUF6493 family protein, with protein MSNGIYDHWDFNRDLAALVGRESTTLETLNEQMLKVDDPEARMTKADQRTVAELAGRWTQGPSFVPLRLAELFHGARLEHNDNYVLAAVGHLGGRSDTTGIRTFMLTHDHYLRENVFWRFFEVEGGGEISLANIDKFSSEDGSWKAIVVDLVDDGVLDRDRTMRSCLEALNRDFSSYRAGWFSRLYDALKPNAAEAGLNQDQLLRLMASANTATVALAVRQLAVLHQAGMLDSDRFVRQCSPAVAGSKASALKVLGILGSLASTKPWMAGGAGFAEAALFDAAATGLAHPHRDVQHAAATLLVKHQRTALLEAGMDSLSPAMAAQFMPRAAAATQPQDPMAAVGPAPAPPRPEPVSIWTDDEALERFAALLENPNDAIEFELALAWLAAHEASAVLQPLARRAAKLNDPEGPNENIMVDLALAATDPGHVFRPGNRRKQRFWASEGTPNDWPEDRSVVPVFHKRVREVVEILQNRGERRTLLATPTESCGWVDPAVLVRRFLDADAAGLACLHFDAITALLRVGPDGRAGALATLQSSGVGSANAAARNALAYALGGPAQEIENAPWWVAAARARAPRQGDEHLRAAGLMMPGQADPATLSIRWEGTRDSYEQRGKTHHYTWWTINMVAGPRGKSPADFPTVIPSRTDASGEGSPLDYLQIALAVPASTLPFAAASMLRMKQALDSTSPSGEDQILAALENHPGIWHEATAELLALALASQRTDIRIRAAELFAAAVPDRLAAREFAIGMANCAAACTLSRWAGSLADAASISGRAAGAVTEVLGRLLPALEHGHHGIGKLMSVLLDESVRLAKTPQDLALREWLTGFTGSSAAARTARQLLAL; from the coding sequence TTGAGCAACGGGATCTACGACCACTGGGACTTCAACAGGGACCTCGCCGCACTGGTCGGGCGCGAGTCGACAACGCTTGAAACGTTGAACGAACAGATGCTCAAGGTCGATGACCCCGAGGCTCGGATGACCAAGGCCGACCAGCGGACCGTTGCGGAGCTAGCCGGACGGTGGACCCAGGGCCCGTCCTTCGTTCCCCTGCGGCTGGCGGAGCTTTTCCACGGGGCAAGGCTTGAACACAACGACAACTACGTGTTGGCCGCGGTTGGGCACCTAGGCGGCCGCTCGGACACCACCGGGATCCGCACGTTCATGCTCACCCACGACCACTACCTGCGCGAGAACGTGTTCTGGCGCTTCTTCGAGGTCGAGGGCGGCGGGGAGATTTCCCTGGCCAACATCGACAAATTCAGCAGCGAGGACGGCTCGTGGAAGGCCATCGTCGTCGACCTCGTGGACGACGGAGTGCTTGACCGGGACCGGACCATGCGCAGCTGCCTCGAGGCCCTGAATCGGGACTTCTCCAGCTACCGCGCCGGCTGGTTTTCCAGGCTGTACGACGCACTGAAGCCAAACGCCGCCGAGGCCGGACTCAACCAAGACCAGCTGCTCCGGCTCATGGCCTCGGCGAACACGGCCACGGTTGCCCTGGCGGTGCGCCAATTGGCGGTCCTGCATCAAGCGGGAATGCTGGATTCCGACCGGTTCGTCCGCCAGTGCTCCCCCGCGGTCGCCGGCAGCAAGGCGTCCGCGCTGAAGGTCCTTGGCATCCTGGGCTCGCTGGCATCCACAAAACCGTGGATGGCCGGCGGGGCGGGTTTTGCCGAAGCGGCGCTCTTCGATGCCGCGGCCACGGGCCTGGCGCATCCGCACCGGGACGTGCAGCACGCGGCGGCGACCCTGCTGGTCAAGCACCAACGGACGGCACTGCTGGAGGCGGGCATGGACTCGCTCTCCCCCGCCATGGCCGCCCAGTTCATGCCCCGGGCCGCTGCAGCCACCCAGCCACAGGATCCCATGGCCGCCGTGGGCCCGGCTCCGGCGCCGCCGCGCCCCGAGCCGGTGAGCATCTGGACCGACGACGAGGCGCTTGAACGCTTCGCCGCCCTGCTGGAGAACCCGAACGATGCCATCGAATTCGAGCTGGCCCTGGCCTGGCTTGCCGCCCACGAGGCCTCGGCGGTTCTGCAACCGCTGGCCCGCCGCGCCGCCAAGCTCAACGACCCCGAGGGCCCGAACGAAAACATCATGGTGGACCTGGCGCTGGCCGCAACGGATCCGGGGCATGTCTTCCGCCCGGGAAACCGGAGGAAGCAGCGCTTCTGGGCATCCGAGGGCACGCCTAACGACTGGCCGGAGGACCGTTCGGTCGTCCCGGTGTTCCACAAGCGCGTGCGCGAGGTCGTCGAAATCCTGCAAAACCGTGGGGAACGGCGCACCCTCCTGGCAACGCCCACCGAATCGTGCGGGTGGGTCGATCCGGCCGTGTTGGTCCGCAGGTTCCTGGACGCGGACGCCGCGGGCCTGGCATGCCTGCATTTCGACGCGATCACCGCACTGCTTCGGGTGGGACCGGACGGCCGCGCCGGGGCGCTGGCGACTCTGCAATCCTCCGGCGTCGGGTCGGCGAATGCCGCGGCTCGCAACGCGCTGGCGTACGCACTCGGCGGTCCGGCCCAGGAAATCGAAAATGCGCCGTGGTGGGTTGCCGCGGCGCGGGCCCGTGCACCGCGCCAAGGTGACGAGCACCTACGCGCGGCCGGATTGATGATGCCGGGCCAGGCCGACCCCGCCACGCTTTCAATCAGGTGGGAAGGAACCCGGGACTCCTACGAGCAGCGCGGCAAGACGCACCACTACACCTGGTGGACCATCAACATGGTTGCCGGACCGAGGGGCAAGTCCCCGGCCGATTTCCCGACGGTGATCCCGTCGCGTACCGACGCGTCCGGTGAAGGATCGCCGTTGGACTACCTCCAAATCGCGCTGGCGGTGCCGGCCAGCACGCTGCCATTTGCCGCGGCGTCGATGTTGCGGATGAAGCAGGCACTTGACTCGACCAGTCCCTCCGGGGAGGACCAGATTCTCGCCGCCCTCGAGAACCATCCCGGCATCTGGCATGAGGCAACCGCGGAGCTCCTCGCGCTCGCGCTTGCATCACAACGAACCGACATCCGCATCAGGGCCGCGGAACTGTTCGCGGCCGCCGTGCCGGATCGCCTGGCGGCACGGGAATTCGCCATCGGCATGGCGAATTGCGCCGCGGCCTGCACGCTCTCGCGCTGGGCCGGCTCGCTGGCCGACGCTGCCAGTATCTCCGGGCGGGCGGCCGGGGCCGTCACCGAGGTCTTGGGCCGCCTGTTGCCGGCATTGGAACACGGGCACCATGGCATCGGCAAGCTCATGTCGGTGTTGCTTGATGAGAGCGTCCGTCTCGCGAAAACTCCCCAAGACCTGGCGCTGCGTGAATGGCTGACCGGGTTCACCGGGTCCTCGGCCGCGGCGCGGACCGCCCGGCAGCTGCTGGCCTTGTAG
- a CDS encoding SWIM zinc finger family protein — MTAPITEQLYAYGRSSVLHSLDGHPSLRMATSGGLDANLVPSANPYFYSGFPREPMSVAAGFRVVAKVARSRYYVPPGMLTALLRAADPVVTSSPHGLRFESFSACCGVHARLDVAAGALDTEFQASGVTNVDVNPPLRQALAGLRPGEPLHLAVGDDGLRVRTLDAEAVEEKVELPRRWLKGFCEVQASTSAVALRHELGAEDARRFIRSLPRTSPTGSVVWATRAVRSLRLASRPSPGAVCLAGPERLRTLEPLMQFATGLRIYGPESDSGSLPSAGTWVLDLPGARLTLTLSPGKSRGFSGEGGVLHQVSGEAARNNADILAAALAFEPRIDVHRLGLETGLGIARVSDALAVLATSGQIGFDVAEPGYFHRPLPFETGNLLGAHPRLAGAQKLLSLGAVAPLDPASSVAASFTVHSGGNEYVVRLRDGHADSCSCPWFAKHRGGRGPCKHVMAARMHRRDSDPATLGHGRETP, encoded by the coding sequence ATGACCGCACCCATCACCGAACAGCTCTACGCCTACGGCCGCAGTTCCGTGCTGCATTCCCTGGACGGCCACCCATCCCTGCGCATGGCCACCAGCGGCGGATTGGATGCAAACCTCGTTCCGTCCGCAAATCCATACTTCTACTCGGGATTCCCCCGCGAGCCGATGAGCGTGGCCGCGGGATTCCGGGTCGTGGCCAAGGTAGCACGGAGCAGGTACTACGTGCCGCCCGGAATGCTCACGGCCCTCCTGCGCGCGGCCGACCCTGTGGTCACCTCGTCACCCCACGGGTTGCGTTTCGAGTCCTTCAGCGCCTGCTGCGGGGTCCATGCGCGTCTCGACGTGGCAGCCGGCGCCCTCGACACCGAATTCCAGGCCAGCGGGGTGACAAACGTCGACGTCAATCCCCCGCTGCGGCAGGCTCTTGCTGGCCTCCGGCCCGGGGAACCGTTGCACCTGGCGGTGGGGGACGATGGATTGCGCGTCCGCACACTGGACGCCGAGGCCGTCGAGGAAAAGGTCGAGCTGCCCCGTCGCTGGTTGAAGGGGTTCTGCGAGGTCCAGGCGTCGACGTCGGCCGTGGCCCTTCGCCACGAACTCGGAGCGGAGGATGCACGGCGGTTCATCCGTTCGCTGCCGCGCACCAGCCCCACAGGATCGGTGGTCTGGGCGACCCGCGCCGTGCGCTCGCTGCGCCTGGCCTCAAGGCCAAGCCCCGGGGCCGTGTGCCTGGCAGGCCCCGAACGCCTGCGCACGCTGGAACCCCTGATGCAGTTTGCCACCGGGCTTCGCATTTACGGCCCGGAATCGGATTCCGGCTCCTTGCCAAGTGCCGGCACGTGGGTACTGGACCTGCCGGGGGCCCGGCTCACCCTGACCCTCAGCCCCGGAAAATCCCGTGGGTTCTCCGGCGAGGGTGGCGTGCTCCACCAGGTTTCCGGGGAGGCCGCACGGAACAATGCGGACATCCTCGCCGCGGCGCTGGCCTTTGAACCCCGCATCGACGTTCACCGGCTGGGGCTGGAGACCGGGCTCGGGATTGCCCGGGTGTCCGACGCGCTGGCCGTCCTGGCAACATCGGGCCAGATCGGGTTCGATGTCGCGGAGCCGGGCTACTTCCACCGGCCGTTGCCCTTCGAGACGGGCAACCTATTGGGCGCCCATCCCCGTCTGGCCGGTGCGCAGAAGTTGCTTTCGCTCGGCGCCGTCGCCCCGCTTGATCCGGCGTCGTCCGTGGCTGCCTCATTTACTGTCCATTCCGGCGGGAACGAGTACGTGGTGCGGCTGCGGGACGGGCACGCCGACAGTTGCAGTTGCCCCTGGTTTGCCAAGCACAGGGGCGGACGCGGCCCGTGCAAGCACGTCATGGCCGCTCGGATGCACCGGCGGGACTCCGACCCGGCCACCCTCGGCCACGGACGGGAAACACCTTGA
- a CDS encoding TetR/AcrR family transcriptional regulator: MGEVAAGEPREPGPAGVQAPVGLREMKKQRTREAIAAAAMELFVSLGFDSTTVAEVARAAEVSEATVFNYFRTKEDLVFQKLDRFWDGMLAAIEDRPPASGIVDAVEGFLLERRPSAETRRERERLAAVNRMIAASPSLLDRERASYDGAAVALADVIARTTAAGQDAAAAAHMILGVHRSLVAFTRGQVRDGVAGDELARRVAERTRNGYALLRGGVDF; encoded by the coding sequence ATGGGCGAGGTAGCTGCCGGGGAACCGCGGGAGCCGGGCCCGGCCGGGGTGCAGGCGCCGGTCGGGTTGCGGGAGATGAAGAAACAACGCACCAGGGAAGCGATCGCCGCCGCAGCCATGGAGTTGTTCGTGTCCCTCGGATTCGATTCCACCACCGTCGCCGAGGTGGCGCGCGCGGCGGAGGTGTCCGAGGCAACCGTCTTCAACTACTTCCGCACCAAGGAAGACCTCGTGTTCCAGAAACTGGACAGGTTCTGGGACGGGATGCTCGCGGCCATCGAGGACCGCCCGCCCGCATCGGGAATCGTCGACGCCGTCGAGGGATTCCTGCTTGAGCGCCGGCCTTCGGCCGAGACCCGCAGGGAACGGGAGCGGCTGGCAGCGGTCAACCGCATGATCGCCGCCAGCCCGTCGCTGCTGGACCGGGAGCGCGCCTCCTACGACGGGGCCGCAGTGGCGCTGGCCGACGTGATCGCCCGGACCACCGCCGCGGGGCAGGACGCGGCCGCGGCGGCCCACATGATCCTGGGTGTCCATCGCTCGCTGGTGGCCTTCACCCGCGGACAGGTGCGCGACGGCGTCGCGGGAGACGAGCTGGCCCGCCGGGTGGCCGAACGCACCCGCAACGGCTACGCGCTGCTCCGCGGTGGCGTGGACTTCTGA
- a CDS encoding nuclear transport factor 2 family protein, giving the protein MSTIEEFISAWAEAKRTCDAAATEGLLTEDFVGIGPWGFELPKAAWLGRFGPGWLHYDELTLDEVWVREYPNSALARARRNVRGTARGNPMPTARASLAVVRIDGAWKLAGIHYSFIAGAPGAPSFPASSFPASP; this is encoded by the coding sequence ATGTCCACCATCGAGGAGTTCATCAGCGCCTGGGCCGAGGCCAAACGCACCTGCGACGCCGCGGCAACCGAGGGCCTGTTGACCGAGGACTTTGTCGGCATCGGCCCCTGGGGATTCGAACTGCCGAAGGCCGCCTGGCTAGGCAGGTTCGGGCCCGGCTGGCTGCACTACGACGAGTTGACGCTGGATGAGGTCTGGGTGCGGGAGTATCCTAACTCGGCACTCGCCAGGGCCCGCCGGAACGTGCGCGGCACGGCGCGGGGAAACCCGATGCCCACCGCCCGGGCCAGTCTCGCCGTGGTGCGGATCGACGGTGCGTGGAAGCTCGCGGGCATCCACTACAGCTTCATTGCCGGGGCACCCGGGGCGCCTTCCTTCCCAGCGTCTTCCTTCCCAGCGTCGCCATGA
- a CDS encoding NUDIX hydrolase has translation MSQIPFANVAERRDQPPMLAVSTVIFALRDDERSGRKSLWLPLVRRTREPFRGQWALPGGPLGPRDSLVDAAAANLLDTTGLIPRYLEQLYAFGDLDRSPTRRVVSIVYWALVREDDAPHTDTPATSVLLDDPNVAWFRADDESVLANLAFDHRQIIEYALWRLRNKVEYGSIAHRLLGERFTLAQVREVYEAVLNKSLDPANFRRQLRAATDLEETDEFLSGGKHRPPRLYRYTGSTSHPLESENIS, from the coding sequence ATGAGTCAGATTCCATTCGCAAACGTGGCCGAGCGCCGCGATCAACCGCCGATGCTGGCAGTCTCGACTGTCATCTTCGCGCTGCGCGACGACGAACGCTCGGGGCGCAAAAGCCTCTGGCTTCCGCTGGTGCGCCGCACCCGCGAACCCTTTCGCGGCCAGTGGGCGCTACCCGGCGGCCCGCTCGGTCCCCGCGATTCGCTGGTCGACGCGGCAGCGGCGAACCTGCTCGACACCACCGGGCTCATCCCGCGCTACCTCGAACAGCTCTACGCCTTCGGGGACCTGGACCGCTCGCCGACCCGCCGCGTCGTCTCCATCGTCTACTGGGCGCTGGTGCGCGAGGACGACGCCCCGCACACCGACACCCCCGCAACCTCGGTGCTGCTCGATGACCCGAACGTCGCCTGGTTCCGCGCCGACGACGAGTCCGTCCTGGCCAACCTGGCCTTCGACCACCGGCAGATCATCGAGTACGCGCTCTGGCGGCTGCGCAACAAGGTCGAATACGGGTCGATCGCCCACCGCCTGCTGGGCGAGCGCTTCACCCTCGCCCAGGTGCGCGAGGTCTACGAAGCGGTGCTGAACAAGTCCTTGGACCCCGCCAACTTCCGCCGCCAGCTCCGCGCGGCGACCGACCTCGAGGAAACCGACGAGTTCCTCTCCGGCGGCAAACACCGCCCCCCACGCCTCTATCGCTACACCGGCTCAACTTCCCACCCACTTGAGAGCGAGAACATCTCATGA